DNA from Branchiostoma floridae strain S238N-H82 chromosome 15, Bfl_VNyyK, whole genome shotgun sequence:
GTTGCCGGACGGAACAGGTACCAGTACTTCCGTCGGCCCATCATCCCCTTCCTGCAACAAGTCCCACCCGATGTGCTGCTTGCCACCAACAAAGTTGACCCCCTAGCCCCTCCGGAGTCCCAACAGGCTGCCAggccccccacccccatgacTCGCACGGTAGCCATACAGACCGACTACAGGGACAGTGAGACCCAAACAGAGCCCTACTCCCCTGAGTATGTGGTTCGTCCTGGATCTGCTCCGGAGCTCCTCACCTTGGCTACCCTCACATTTGGTCGCGGTCTTCCCGCAGGTTTGGCCGAGGTGGAGATGATAGAAAGAGCCAGAGCAAAGCGAGCCTGGGAGGCGACACTCCCGCCCTTAAATGATGTGTCCCAGCTGGATAAGAGGAGGAAGATGATGGATGAACAAGAGAGAAAAGAGTGGGCCATAAGGGAGGCTGAGATCGAGAAGTTGCAAGAAGCCCGCCTGGAAGTCCTCAAGAAGTTGCTACAGCAGCGAGAACAGAACCACCGAGAGCTCACCACAAAACGGCTTGACCGCCTCTGGACCAAGAAACAGCAACACAAAGAAGACAAGGTGACCAGGATCAGACGAGAGCACATCAAAACCATCCGTAAGCTGACCAAGAAGCGGCAAAACGTAGAAGGGAAGCTCGAACGCCGAGACATCACCCACGAGTACTCCAACCACGCCTCTCAGACGTATGCGCCTATCTCCAGAGTTGGCGTGTTCCTCGACCGAGGCTCAGAGCAGTATGTTGTGAAGAGTCGCCATCTTACGACATACGAGGGTCTCCTCGAGTTGGAAGGCTCGCTACCAGACTTTGTCACCCAGCCGCGAATCAGAGCCCCCAAACAGCGCAGTGTCGTGGGAAAGGACGGCTACGTCAAGAGGAAGAACAGGCGTGAGAAGGAGCTCGCTGAAATCTACGAGGAGATGCAGAAGAACAAGCTGAAGGGAGACGAGGCGCCCAAACCTCTGCGGTTCCTACAGAAGATTGAGAAGCCCATCCCCCGCCCCCCTACTCCATCTGTGGAGGTGCCATCACAGGAGGAGGAAGATCAGGAACTGGCTGTCATCTTCCTGCAGAAACTTATCCGGGGCAAGGCAGTCCAGGTAGGCTGAACTCATAAAACACTATAACTGATAACAGTCTTACTTCACAAAGTATTGTTTTGCATTGACAGGAATGAAGAAATCTTGGATCTACACTAGCCTGATAAAGTCTCGCTTTAACATAGCAGCCCACCAAAAGTCAGCCTGCTAaaagggaggggccagttatagtgctggacagcagagtttgtgttacgcAGACTAGGTCTATACCTGCAACATCATATTGTAGTACACTTTACACTACGGGGAAAGAGCCATGAGTGTATTCTGTTGGATTGTAAAAGAGTATGTTCATCTAAACATTTTCCCATTGGCCTTAAACTTTGTGATGTCCGAGTGTTTGCTACTTGGATGCCTCTCACAGAAGTAAAATTTTCTCTATCAGAGGTAAACAAAATGTGAACgattctttgtctttttttacagAACATGATGTTTGAAGGAAAGGAGAAGAGACGTGAGCTGATCCTGGAGCTGCAGTCTACACACGCCCTCCAGGAGGCGCAGCAGCAGATGAAGAAGTCAGAGAAGGAGGCCATCCTCACTCTACAGGTAAGAGTAATCTATTAGGTTACAAATCACTTTGCAGGAGA
Protein-coding regions in this window:
- the LOC118431685 gene encoding cilia- and flagella-associated protein 91-like; amino-acid sequence: MSVTQTINKAASNPSRTHDYLYDPLFSVSSDRDHARATFKAHTSVDRIKRVPEYNTMFSNLRHHPRFSVRLEATDPVPAYINRQWRGYADQAREALVRYTTFNYDPSVQIPAVSYPDAEVAGRNRYQYFRRPIIPFLQQVPPDVLLATNKVDPLAPPESQQAARPPTPMTRTVAIQTDYRDSETQTEPYSPEYVVRPGSAPELLTLATLTFGRGLPAGLAEVEMIERARAKRAWEATLPPLNDVSQLDKRRKMMDEQERKEWAIREAEIEKLQEARLEVLKKLLQQREQNHRELTTKRLDRLWTKKQQHKEDKVTRIRREHIKTIRKLTKKRQNVEGKLERRDITHEYSNHASQTYAPISRVGVFLDRGSEQYVVKSRHLTTYEGLLELEGSLPDFVTQPRIRAPKQRSVVGKDGYVKRKNRREKELAEIYEEMQKNKLKGDEAPKPLRFLQKIEKPIPRPPTPSVEVPSQEEEDQELAVIFLQKLIRGKAVQNMMFEGKEKRRELILELQSTHALQEAQQQMKKSEKEAILTLQRQRQMHQHKESNIDEGLADLEGQAIGDMLDFLSKELIRLQEERRIHAFSMLAERQRRIREAEESGRRQVEERRRREEDEIFKQVIGVHQETVDTYLQDIIIGSVDATAERQAREEVQRKAETINDIAYEIEESRTKLQSEEIVSELVHSFLLPEVQKQTTREKVKTQQRKHLLAAHKVVHKEGEGVMAMHGQPSPAADDKVMEDKATQEGGEKTSPKPVSPEPEK